The following are encoded in a window of Mycolicibacterium tusciae JS617 genomic DNA:
- a CDS encoding enoyl-CoA hydratase/isomerase family protein, translating to MYGMPDEIDVKADGGLRIITLNRPDDLNAVNDALHVGLAKIWEELNEDVGARAAVITGAGRAFSAGGDFNYLDELRNDEALRQKTIKHGRDLVIGMIRCRIPVVAAVNGPAVGLGCSLAALSDIVYMAEGAFFADPHVSIGLVAADGGPLVWPSQISLLQAKEFAFTGIRIKAARALELGMVNHVVEDPLAEAIACAKKVMELPQQALESTKRLMNIQLEKSVMASLDYANLSEYVSFGTADFNKIVDGLIAKDK from the coding sequence ATGTATGGCATGCCAGACGAAATCGATGTCAAGGCCGATGGCGGTCTTCGCATCATCACGCTGAACCGGCCCGACGATCTGAACGCGGTCAACGACGCGCTGCACGTTGGCCTTGCCAAGATCTGGGAAGAGCTCAACGAGGATGTTGGCGCGCGGGCGGCGGTCATCACCGGTGCGGGCCGTGCCTTCTCGGCGGGTGGCGACTTCAACTACCTGGACGAGCTGCGCAACGACGAAGCCCTGCGCCAGAAGACGATCAAGCACGGGCGCGATCTCGTGATCGGTATGATCCGGTGCCGCATCCCAGTCGTCGCCGCGGTCAACGGTCCGGCCGTCGGCCTGGGCTGCAGTTTGGCGGCCCTCTCGGACATCGTCTACATGGCGGAGGGCGCGTTCTTCGCCGACCCGCATGTATCGATCGGCCTGGTGGCCGCAGACGGTGGGCCCCTGGTGTGGCCGTCGCAGATAAGTCTGTTGCAGGCCAAGGAGTTTGCCTTCACCGGTATCCGTATCAAGGCGGCGCGCGCGCTCGAATTGGGAATGGTCAACCACGTCGTCGAGGATCCGTTGGCCGAGGCGATCGCGTGCGCGAAGAAGGTCATGGAGCTGCCGCAGCAGGCGCTCGAGAGCACGAAACGGCTGATGAACATCCAGCTCGAGAAGTCGGTGATGGCGTCGCTGGACTACGCGAACCTATCGGAATACGTCTCCTTCGGGACCGCCGACTTCAACAAGATCGTGGATGGGCTGATCGCCAAGGACAAGTAG
- a CDS encoding nuclear transport factor 2 family protein has product MTLSHIGDEQEIRNLVQRYADAASRRDPAAIASTFNIDGTWYSPPLGRFIGHEAMLAFFTPLLAPWDVFLQAMMSGVVVVDDSNPVRAVGRWFVQETAHRSEGAHLSISGVYHDEYTRGDGKWLILHRRYDALLRNTNGEITTHPFPTDVPTIG; this is encoded by the coding sequence ATGACGTTGTCTCACATCGGCGATGAGCAGGAGATCCGCAACCTTGTCCAACGATATGCCGATGCCGCGTCCAGGCGTGACCCGGCCGCCATCGCGAGCACGTTCAACATAGATGGCACCTGGTACTCGCCGCCGCTGGGTCGCTTTATCGGGCACGAGGCGATGCTCGCGTTCTTCACTCCACTGCTCGCCCCATGGGACGTCTTCCTGCAGGCGATGATGTCCGGGGTGGTTGTCGTCGACGATTCGAATCCCGTTCGCGCCGTTGGCCGTTGGTTTGTTCAGGAAACCGCGCACCGCTCAGAGGGCGCCCACCTGAGCATCTCAGGTGTCTATCACGACGAGTACACCCGCGGCGACGGTAAGTGGCTGATCCTGCACCGCCGCTACGACGCACTGCTGCGAAACACCAACGGAGAGATAACGACACATCCGTTCCCGACGGACGTCCCCACCATCGGCTAG
- a CDS encoding acyl-CoA dehydrogenase family protein — protein MDVRLTNEQQQLRDAAAKLADDLGPGSVADLDDQARIARLEKAVDATGFRTLRSDGASGVEVAIVAEEFARGLVDVPFLGPLLADDLNGRGVQAAALVDDPETVDLTRSLAGVVESPEALGELSEEDAGRWRALALTVTCADLAGAARGAHALACEYAKVREQYGATIGSYQAVGHLLAESLALIEGSISVLRHAAWAVDELPVAEAIEAARVAKIYCARAALTVCETSIQVHGGIGNTWECLAHIYLRRVLAATEAWPVKLEELTIGFP, from the coding sequence ATGGACGTCCGTCTGACCAATGAACAGCAGCAGCTGAGGGACGCCGCGGCCAAGCTTGCCGATGATCTCGGTCCGGGTTCGGTCGCTGATCTCGACGACCAGGCTCGGATCGCACGTCTGGAGAAGGCGGTCGACGCCACGGGGTTTCGGACGCTGCGCTCCGACGGAGCATCCGGTGTCGAGGTGGCCATCGTTGCCGAGGAGTTCGCCCGCGGGCTCGTCGACGTGCCGTTCCTGGGGCCGCTGCTCGCCGACGACCTGAATGGACGCGGCGTGCAGGCGGCAGCGCTAGTCGACGATCCTGAAACTGTCGATCTGACGAGAAGCCTTGCCGGAGTGGTCGAATCGCCGGAAGCACTCGGTGAACTCTCGGAGGAGGATGCCGGCCGGTGGCGCGCATTAGCGCTCACTGTCACCTGTGCCGACCTCGCGGGTGCCGCGCGCGGTGCGCACGCGCTGGCCTGTGAGTACGCCAAAGTCCGTGAGCAATACGGCGCGACGATCGGCTCGTATCAGGCGGTCGGCCATCTGCTTGCCGAAAGCCTGGCCCTCATCGAGGGATCGATCAGCGTGCTACGCCACGCAGCGTGGGCGGTCGACGAACTGCCCGTTGCGGAGGCCATCGAAGCGGCGCGAGTGGCCAAGATCTATTGTGCGCGTGCGGCGCTAACCGTCTGCGAGACCTCGATTCAGGTACACGGCGGGATCGGCAACACCTGGGAGTGCCTTGCCCACATCTATCTGCGGCGCGTGCTGGCCGCCACCGAAGCGTGGCCCGTCAAGCTGGAGGAGCTGACCATTGGATTTCCGTGA
- a CDS encoding SDR family NAD(P)-dependent oxidoreductase, with the protein MEIAGSSAIVVGGAGGLGEATVRRLHGAGAKVVVADLADDKGKELEGELGVRYVRTDATSEESVNAAIAEAVSLAPLRISVDTHGGPASGGRLIGKDGSPLDLDGFKKTIEFYLTAVFNVMRLSAAAIAKSEPLEEGGRGVIINTASIAGMEGQIGQLPYSAAKGGVLGMTLVAARDLSPLGIRVVTIAPGTINTPAYGKAADQLEQYWGPQVPFPKRMGRSTEYAQLAQSIAENDYLNGEIIRLDGALRFPPK; encoded by the coding sequence ATGGAAATCGCAGGTAGCTCGGCGATCGTCGTCGGAGGCGCGGGAGGCCTTGGTGAGGCGACGGTCCGGCGCCTGCACGGTGCGGGCGCTAAAGTCGTCGTCGCCGACCTGGCCGATGACAAGGGCAAGGAGTTGGAAGGCGAACTCGGAGTGCGCTACGTACGCACCGACGCCACGTCCGAGGAGTCAGTCAATGCGGCTATTGCCGAAGCCGTTTCTCTCGCCCCGTTGCGAATCTCGGTCGACACCCACGGCGGTCCCGCCAGCGGCGGCAGGCTGATCGGCAAGGACGGGTCCCCGCTCGATCTCGACGGTTTCAAAAAGACGATCGAGTTCTATCTGACCGCGGTGTTCAATGTGATGCGACTGTCGGCGGCCGCGATCGCCAAGTCAGAACCCCTCGAGGAAGGCGGCCGGGGCGTGATCATCAATACGGCCTCGATCGCCGGTATGGAAGGACAGATCGGACAGCTTCCCTACTCAGCCGCCAAGGGTGGTGTGCTCGGCATGACGCTCGTCGCGGCCCGCGACCTGTCACCGCTGGGTATCCGCGTCGTCACCATTGCGCCGGGCACCATCAATACGCCTGCCTACGGCAAGGCGGCAGATCAACTCGAGCAGTACTGGGGTCCGCAGGTGCCGTTCCCCAAGCGCATGGGCCGCTCGACGGAGTATGCCCAACTGGCGCAGAGCATTGCCGAGAACGACTATCTGAACGGCGAGATCATTCGCCTCGACGGCGCCCTGCGGTTCCCGCCGAAGTGA
- a CDS encoding class I adenylate-forming enzyme family protein produces MSEAIALAFEEREYTLSELDALASGIATTLEGRGVRPGARVAIMSSNRPEFVVALRAIWLLGASAVLLSPAWKRAEVEHALALTKPGYAVGDHPVLAESMPMLSLDEAITPGERTFAAPPPESDALFVFSSGTTGMPKAVRHTHASFAVAVRHWRDALDLSSADRMQIMTPPSHILGLLNIAMALETGTWIRLHRRFDIDVMLRHIESDRITIEMAVAPIALALAAHPDLERYDLSSLRYVMWCATPVTESVAEIVSRRAGVSWVTAYGASELPVISCNDITAARLDTVGRAVAGVDLRVVSLDTGEPVAPGELGEIQVRSDSAMAGYLPDSATAEVFSDGWYRTGDVGHLDADGWLRITDRSKEMIKVRGFQVAAAEIEAVLHGHPAVEDCAVFGIPDAANGEAIVAAVKGNGSVDADELVALVADRLASYKRPSQVKFVDEIPRLPSGKVLRRVLKERLWTSV; encoded by the coding sequence GTGAGTGAGGCGATCGCGCTCGCTTTTGAGGAGCGTGAGTACACGCTGTCCGAACTCGACGCCCTGGCCAGCGGCATCGCCACCACCCTCGAGGGCCGTGGGGTTCGGCCGGGTGCGCGGGTGGCGATCATGTCGTCCAATCGACCCGAATTCGTCGTCGCGCTGCGGGCCATCTGGCTGCTGGGTGCGTCGGCGGTCTTGCTAAGCCCGGCGTGGAAGCGCGCCGAGGTGGAGCACGCGCTCGCGCTGACCAAGCCCGGCTACGCCGTCGGGGACCACCCGGTGCTCGCCGAGTCGATGCCGATGCTGTCGTTGGACGAGGCGATAACACCGGGCGAGCGCACCTTCGCAGCGCCGCCGCCGGAGTCCGACGCACTGTTCGTCTTCAGCTCGGGCACCACCGGGATGCCCAAGGCGGTGCGCCACACGCACGCCTCGTTCGCGGTCGCGGTGCGGCACTGGCGCGACGCGCTGGACCTGTCGTCGGCGGATCGCATGCAGATCATGACGCCGCCGTCGCACATCCTTGGACTGCTCAACATCGCGATGGCACTCGAGACGGGCACGTGGATCAGGTTGCACCGCCGGTTCGACATCGATGTGATGCTGCGGCACATCGAATCCGATCGGATCACCATCGAAATGGCCGTGGCACCAATCGCTCTGGCACTCGCGGCGCATCCCGATCTCGAGCGCTACGACCTGTCGTCGCTGCGGTACGTGATGTGGTGTGCCACCCCGGTCACCGAGAGCGTCGCCGAAATCGTGAGCCGCAGGGCGGGCGTGAGCTGGGTGACCGCCTACGGGGCCAGCGAACTGCCGGTGATCTCGTGCAATGACATCACCGCCGCTCGTCTTGACACTGTGGGCCGCGCGGTAGCAGGCGTGGACCTGCGAGTGGTGTCTTTGGATACCGGTGAGCCAGTGGCTCCCGGCGAGCTCGGCGAGATCCAGGTGCGATCGGACTCGGCGATGGCCGGGTACCTGCCGGATTCTGCGACCGCTGAGGTTTTTTCGGACGGCTGGTACCGGACCGGCGATGTCGGACACCTCGATGCCGACGGCTGGCTGCGAATCACCGACCGCTCGAAGGAAATGATCAAGGTACGCGGCTTTCAAGTCGCGGCGGCCGAGATCGAAGCCGTCCTACACGGCCATCCGGCAGTCGAGGACTGCGCGGTGTTCGGGATCCCCGATGCCGCCAACGGGGAGGCGATCGTTGCTGCCGTCAAGGGCAACGGCTCCGTCGACGCTGACGAACTCGTCGCGCTCGTCGCCGACCGGCTCGCTTCGTACAAGCGGCCGAGTCAAGTGAAATTCGTGGACGAAATACCCCGTCTGCCATCAGGAAAGGTATTGCGTCGAGTGTTGAAGGAGCGTCTATGGACGTCCGTCTGA
- a CDS encoding SDR family NAD(P)-dependent oxidoreductase, producing MSGSLSGKVAFVAGASRGIGATIAAALAREGAAVAVAARSEEQGKVPGTIHDVAGRITTAGGRALPVPCDLTSEESVENAVAATISEFDGIDILVANAGVMWLGPIESTPLKRWQLCLNVNLTGVFLVTKAVIPHVRARGRGSLIAITTTGVDMIDHGSNAYWISKAAVERMYLGLASDLKADNIAVNCLSPSRVVLTEGWQAGGGGVEIPPEMVEPPEAMADAAVLLAQQNAGGITGTIQRSEELTA from the coding sequence GTGAGCGGATCGCTATCAGGCAAGGTCGCCTTCGTCGCCGGAGCCAGCCGTGGCATCGGCGCGACCATCGCCGCGGCACTCGCCCGCGAGGGAGCGGCCGTCGCGGTCGCAGCGCGCTCCGAAGAACAGGGCAAGGTGCCCGGCACCATTCACGACGTCGCCGGACGCATCACAACGGCAGGTGGCCGTGCGCTACCAGTGCCATGTGACCTCACCAGCGAAGAGTCCGTCGAGAATGCGGTGGCCGCAACGATTTCGGAGTTCGACGGTATCGACATACTGGTCGCCAACGCCGGCGTGATGTGGCTCGGCCCCATCGAATCCACGCCACTGAAGCGCTGGCAACTATGCCTCAATGTCAACCTCACCGGTGTGTTTCTGGTGACCAAAGCAGTGATTCCACACGTACGGGCGCGCGGCCGCGGTTCGCTGATCGCGATCACCACGACCGGCGTGGACATGATCGACCATGGTTCCAACGCCTACTGGATTTCCAAGGCCGCAGTGGAGCGGATGTATCTGGGGCTGGCTTCAGATCTCAAGGCGGACAACATCGCCGTGAATTGTCTGAGTCCGTCGCGGGTCGTGCTCACCGAGGGCTGGCAGGCCGGCGGGGGTGGTGTCGAGATACCGCCGGAGATGGTCGAACCGCCGGAGGCGATGGCGGACGCCGCGGTCCTACTGGCACAACAGAACGCCGGCGGAATCACCGGCACGATCCAGCGCTCCGAAGAGCTGACCGCCTAA
- a CDS encoding acyl-CoA dehydrogenase family protein, with the protein MDFRDSTEEAAFRDRLRGWLTEQKGKFPTSGDEYWAAQGAWHQALYEQGFFGTSWPQEYGGQDLPPVYDVIVDEEIAKAGAPARPSLGYLVVAFGHHGSKELQQRFLPGMINGTERWCQGFSEPGAGSDLASLTTTASREGDEFVIHGHKIWTSYSDVADWCLLLARTDKDVPKHRGLSAFVVSMHQPGVEQRPLKMISGVTKEFGQVSFDGARVPAENMVGNPGEGWKLAMTVVSHEREPSTLGFSARYGKLVRQLASRVDGPTPAELSWAWVQTEMLRLHVRRRLSEQLDGITHGPQGSLDKLLMTWVEQSVGHAALATVGTSDPELFGAYMYSRAQSVMGGTSQIQKNIISSRILGLGV; encoded by the coding sequence TTGGATTTCCGTGATTCGACGGAGGAAGCCGCATTCCGTGATCGGTTGCGCGGCTGGCTGACCGAACAAAAGGGCAAGTTCCCGACGTCGGGCGACGAGTACTGGGCCGCTCAGGGTGCCTGGCATCAGGCGCTGTACGAGCAGGGCTTTTTCGGCACGTCGTGGCCGCAGGAGTACGGGGGCCAGGACCTGCCTCCGGTGTACGACGTCATCGTCGACGAGGAGATCGCGAAGGCGGGCGCCCCGGCGCGCCCGAGCCTTGGCTACCTGGTCGTCGCCTTTGGCCATCACGGGAGCAAGGAGCTGCAACAGCGATTCCTGCCCGGCATGATCAACGGCACCGAGCGGTGGTGTCAGGGTTTCTCTGAGCCCGGCGCGGGTTCGGATCTCGCGTCGCTGACCACCACGGCGAGCCGCGAGGGTGACGAGTTCGTGATCCACGGGCACAAGATCTGGACGAGCTACTCCGATGTCGCCGACTGGTGTCTTCTGTTGGCCCGGACGGACAAGGACGTACCGAAACATCGCGGTCTCTCGGCGTTCGTCGTCTCGATGCATCAGCCCGGTGTCGAACAGCGCCCGCTGAAGATGATCAGTGGCGTCACGAAGGAATTCGGGCAGGTGTCCTTCGATGGTGCCCGGGTGCCCGCCGAGAACATGGTCGGTAATCCCGGTGAAGGCTGGAAGCTCGCCATGACAGTAGTCAGCCATGAACGCGAGCCGTCGACCCTGGGATTCTCGGCCCGCTACGGGAAGCTGGTGCGCCAGTTGGCGTCCCGGGTGGACGGGCCGACACCTGCAGAGCTTTCGTGGGCATGGGTGCAGACCGAGATGCTGAGGTTGCATGTGCGCCGACGGTTGTCCGAGCAACTCGACGGCATTACCCACGGCCCGCAGGGCTCACTGGACAAGCTGCTGATGACCTGGGTCGAGCAGTCCGTCGGGCATGCGGCGCTGGCCACCGTCGGCACGAGCGATCCCGAACTTTTCGGCGCGTACATGTACAGCCGCGCGCAGAGCGTGATGGGCGGAACCTCACAGATTCAGAAAAACATCATCTCCTCGCGCATCTTGGGACTAGGGGTCTGA
- a CDS encoding ArgK/MeaB family GTPase: protein MTIDELIEAARSGSTRAAGRLLSLVESPRRGEVLDSLGEVPVPRVVGVTGPPGAGKSTTVGALVTAYRERDMRVAVLAVDPSSPYSGGALLGDRIRMAAHINDSDVLIRSVATRGHLGGLAAAVPAAIRLLAALSYDLVVLETVGVGQSEIEIAAIADPTIVILNPGAGDAVQAAKAGLLEVADIVVVNKADREGADQTVRDLKAETKAPILKLVAAKAQGIPELVEVIEVHHRTDSPERRMARARAQILSLAQTRLRSHPDLDRLAGEVAEGGSDPYTATEQLFVAPDES, encoded by the coding sequence ATGACCATCGACGAGCTCATCGAGGCGGCACGCAGCGGATCCACCCGTGCGGCCGGCCGACTGCTGAGCCTGGTCGAAAGTCCCCGGCGCGGCGAGGTGCTCGATTCGCTCGGCGAGGTCCCCGTGCCTCGGGTCGTCGGGGTGACCGGCCCGCCGGGCGCGGGAAAGTCGACAACCGTCGGCGCACTGGTCACTGCCTACCGCGAACGTGACATGCGGGTGGCGGTGCTCGCGGTCGATCCGTCGTCGCCCTACAGCGGGGGAGCGCTGCTGGGCGACCGGATCCGAATGGCCGCGCACATCAACGACTCCGACGTCCTCATCCGATCGGTGGCGACGCGCGGCCACCTCGGCGGGTTGGCCGCGGCGGTTCCGGCGGCGATCAGGTTGCTCGCCGCTTTGTCCTACGACCTGGTCGTGTTGGAGACCGTCGGCGTCGGTCAGTCCGAGATCGAGATCGCCGCCATCGCGGATCCGACGATCGTGATCCTCAATCCGGGCGCGGGCGACGCCGTTCAGGCGGCGAAGGCCGGTCTGCTGGAGGTCGCCGACATCGTCGTCGTCAACAAGGCGGATCGGGAGGGCGCCGATCAGACCGTGCGGGACCTGAAGGCCGAGACGAAAGCGCCGATCCTGAAACTCGTTGCCGCAAAAGCGCAGGGCATCCCCGAGCTGGTCGAGGTCATCGAGGTTCACCATCGCACCGACAGCCCGGAACGTCGCATGGCGCGGGCGCGCGCGCAGATCCTGTCGCTGGCGCAGACGCGACTGCGAAGCCACCCCGATCTGGATCGCCTCGCGGGCGAAGTCGCCGAGGGCGGGTCAGATCCGTACACCGCCACCGAGCAACTGTTCGTCGCCCCTGACGAGTCCTAG